The Ascochyta rabiei chromosome 3, complete sequence genome segment CCGATGATTGTTCTGCCATTATCCTCTCACCTAGAACAAAACACCCACAACAACAAAGCGTCCTAACAAGTAGTTTCCCACTCGCAGTCGTACAAACCCTTGTCCTAGCTCTTTCCCTCGTGCATTGCAGAAGAGCATGTTTGTACACTACACGTTTGCTTCCGTCTCCAGAAACCCATGAACCAACCAACAGCTATCCTTGCAGAAGTGCCTACCCGCAAGAGATTCCATTTTCCGGTGCGGAGACCACAGGAAGAGAGGCATGCACTGCATGGTGTGGAGGAAAGAGCACCGAGACCAGCGCACATCCTACCAGTGTCCTCCATCTCATCCAAAGCGAAACACCTGTAAGCACAAAGCGGCTAGACGGGTGATTCGACAGCCGCAGGCCTCTATTCACGCTATGGAGGCACGTCTGCTCGAACGACAGGGAAGCTTGGATGCAGCTCTTGTGCCGAGTTGGCTTCGTACAGGCTTTGAGTGGGCGATGGATgtgttttttttttttttttttttttttttatcTTCCTACGAACCTACATCAACACAGGAGGTTACAGCTTCTGAAGCTTTCCTAAGGAGAGCGAGTATACAATAGCATCAACCCCCTTTTGCTTTCGTCTACTCTTCAAAAGCAATGCGCGAGCTGCATGTCCCTTCCACGCAGTATGAACGCACGGCAGGACGTCTCGGGACGCTAGTGGCCGCGGCTCGAGCAGCACATTGGTTTGCCCCGGGCGAGCCTAGTGCGTGCAACCGCACCGCACTCGTCGTCATCGGCTCGCCAGCTGCAGCGACGGTGATTGACGCGACGTGGTTGTATCTGCATGTCTCCTGCGTTTACACTAGCGCTGTTCCCGCACGAATGGGGATCGAGCAGGTAACTGTGCTGTATCTGATTTAGTTGCTTTCTTCCTgttctctactttcttttcttcCCCAACGTCCATGGCGACATCATCCAAGCAGAAAGAGCAGACACACTGGCTAGATCGCTACGCCGCAGGTTTCCACACCTGGATGACCTGCGTCGGTAGAGATGGACAGACGGCATTCCAGCGCCCGCTCGGGCTAGTCGAGACGTCCTTCGACTCGGACGGCGCGTACTACGGCGGGCGGGCAGACATGACCGGAACCCTGAGCTGCGAAGTGCGCCACGTGCTGTCTGCACACGACTTCCGCCGCAGGGTCGCCGCCGCGTGGGCTTGTCTGCGGCTGCGGCATGTGTTGCTGTTGAGCCGGCGGTGCGAGGATGGCGGGCTGCGGTGCTTCCGGGTCGATGTGCCGCGGAGTGTGGAGGAGGCGGTGCGGGATGTCGAGGAGAGTACGACGTGGGTGGGTGAGTGGTATGGGGAGGTTGACGAGTGCGAGTTGCACGAACACGCGCTGAACGTGGCGCGCGTTGTCGAGCCGGAAGAGTGTCTGTCTAAACTGCTTGTCTTGCCGCTGCAAAGACTGCCGGGGGGGAAGACGTATCAGCTGCGCTTCCTGATTGTCATGGCGCACCAGATTTCCGACGGGCTGAGCGCGTATGGGTGGTTTAAGGATTTCATCCGCATTCTGAATCTGCCGGCTGTCGCCATGGAAGAGGAGATCAAGGCGTGTCTGCACCCTGATGCAGTGCGGGCGAGACTTCCGCCAGCGCAGGAAGATCTCTATCCTCGGATCCTAGGGAACAAGGCTCGCCAGCGCTGGATATGGGCGATTATCCGCGTGCTGCGACACGTCAAGAAGACGCCCCCGCCGACGTTCCCCAACCCTCTGTACCGCGCACACCGCCTGTCAGAACCCGTCGCGCTGGAGCCAATCTACTCGAAACTGTTCTCGTACCGTGGGGACAACATGCCACCGCTCTCCACAGGCCACCTGACCGCGACGCTCTCCCCCGCCGCCTCAGCCCGCCTCATCACGCTCTGCCGCGCCGCCAAGCTGAGCATAGGAGCCGGCTGCTTCGCGCTGGCCGGCCTCGCAATGATGGACACGCACGCCGCGCAGCATCTCGACCCCAGCACGCCACCCACCCAGATCCCCGCAATGACAGCCTCCTTCCCCCTAAACCCCCGCGCCTTCTTCGCCGACCCCCCACCCGCCGAAAGCTGCATGCTAGCCTTCTCCGACGGCATCGTGCTGCCCTTCCTCCCGGCCACCTTGCCCATAGAACCGCGCTTCCGCCTCGCAGCCCGCACCGCGAACCGCGAGCTGCGCGCGTACCAAAAGCGACTGCGCACCACGGGCGGCGGGCGCGTGAGTGCGGGGCTCGACCGCCACAGTCCCGCGCGCCTGCTGGCTGCCGGGTACGTGAGCCAGATTGAGCGCGGGGGTAGTAAACTGCCGGCGGACCGGCGCAGGGGGTTTGCGAGTCCGCAGGGGCAGCTGCAGGCTAGTGGGGGGTTTGCGGCGACGTGTGGTGTCAGTTCTGTGGGGAGTCTGAAGGGGTATTTCAGGCCTGGAGAGTATGATTTGGCGGACGAGACTAAAGACTTCGTGGTCGATTATAGGGGGTTGAGGATGGGTGTTCGAGCGCGGGATGGCGAGTTCTTGGTCGGTAGCTCGACGGACGCAGAGGGCCGGGTGGGGTTTGGCGTCAGCTATGATATGAATGCGATTGATCGAAAGACGGCGGAGAGGTGGGCTGAGACCATTACCGGGTTGTTGGAGAAGCGTGGTGGGTCGAGGCTGTAGACGTCTGTCGCATCGCTTGAGTTTAGGGTATCAGTGTGGAAGAACAACTCTTTTTGGCTGTTCAAGCATCTTGCTCAAACACTGTCAAAGAACAAGCACAGTGGATGCTGCGTCGAGCTTTCTGCATTCACATCACTAGAATACGCGACAAGACGACGGACAAAACAGATCGATTCGGCTGTTCTCCAAGCCTAGGGTAGTCTTATTGAACCAGTTGACTATTGCACAGATTTATGTAACACGGACTTGTCTAAGGTAGGTCGCTTATGCCTTCTGGGCGACGATGCCTGGGTTCTGTCAGTGGGACTACAAGCAAAAGGGTGCGGGGTTCATACGCTCAACGTCGACGATGGACTGGTCGAGGATCGACTTGAGCGTCTTGGGGCTCTCGAGCTCCTTCTCGATCTTGGCGATGATGGACTCGGCGAGCTCGCGCTGCTGCCTCTGCTTGACCTGGCCCTCGTAGCGGACCCACGAGTCGAGGACGGTCTTGGCCTCGTGCGCGATGGCGGTCTTCTGCTCGAGCTCGAACGCCTGGGCCTCGAGCTTGGCGGTCTCCTGCGTGGTGTTAGCCAAGCCACAGTCGCAAGGCCCTTGGCTCTCCCGTATGTGTCCATGCGGGTGTCATGTGGGTGTGGGTACCTTGGAGACCTCGAAGAGGGTCTTGGTGATGTCGATGACGCCGCCGAGGTCCTGGACGCTCTCGATGCGCTGCTGGACGGCCTTGGTGTGGTCGGCGCGAGCAGAGTTGAGGATGCCCGAGATCTTGTCGACCTGCTGCTGGGCGTACTCGGACCAGGCGGGGCCAGCGTACTTGCCGACAGCCCAGAAGATGGTCAGCAGCGAGAGGGCGACGATGGACTCCTCGTTGACGACGTAGAGCTCGTTGCTGATGGCGGCGACGGACAGACCCGCGCCGGCGGACAGGACCGCGGCCTTGGTGAGGGGGCTGTTGCCGGGGACGGGGATGGCCTCCATGATGCTCTGGGCCTTCTTCTTGGGGTCCTCCTGCGAGGACTGGAAGCGGGCCTGAGCGTGGGCGGCGAGCGATGGCACGGTGCGGAGAGGGAGGGCAGGGCGGAGACGGGCGGCGCCTGTGCGGAGTGAGCATGCGagtgagggtgagggtgaggtgaggtgaggtagGTGAGGTAGGTAAGGTAGGTGaagtgaggtgaggtgaggtgaggtgaggtgaggtgaggtgaggtgaggtgaggtgaggtgaggtgaggtgaggtgaggtaaggtgaggtgaggtgaggtgaggtgaggtgagggTGAGGTGAGGGTGAAGGGGCTAGGGGGCCAATGGCATCAGAGTGGCATCGGCGGGCTGCGACGTACCGACCGCGCTCCTTGCGAGACGAGAAGCCATTGCTGCGGATGAAGAGTGGGGAGGGTCGAGGTGGTGACGGTCGACTGCAAGCTTCTTCCGACGTGAGGTTGAGGTCGCGAGCCACGGGGGCTAGCCGCATTGGGGCAGAACTTTTTCGTGCAGCCCTCCACCACCGTCGCGACGCCAGCGATACTCGACGACACCGACAATCCACGCCCACCGCAAACACGACATGCCGGGCACCAAGCTCGCCGCCGCCTCGGGCGTCAAGCGCAAGAGAGACCCGGCCAAAGCCGAGCGCCGCGAAGCAAAGTCCAAGAAGCGCCAGAAGtcgcccaccaccaccaacggcgacgacgacgtccAGGCCGAGATCCTGCAGCTCGAAGCCCAGATCCTCGAGTCGCGCCGCCACTACAACAACATCGCGACTCTGCTGCAGCGCTGCACCACCTCACACGACGGCGGCGACGATGCGCCTGTCCTCGCTGCCGTCGCCCTCTGCAGGGTCTTCTCGCGTCTGCTGGCCGCCGGCGACATGGCCAAGAGCAAGGGCATGGGCGAGGCAGAGGCGCTGGTCGTGTCCTGGCTGAAGGAGCGCTACCGTGACTTCCTCGACGCCCTCGCCCAGCACTTCCTGCCCAGCGACAGCCCCGCCAAGCAGTCCGTCGCCCTCACCCTGCTCATGCGCCTGGTCAAGGAAGAGTCCAAGGCCACCAAAGACTACAGCCTCAAGAACGGCCCCCTCTCCCGCCTCATCGAGGCGCTCCTGTTCCTGCCCGACGGCGACGCCAGCCGAGAAGAGTTTGCCGACAAGTACTTCAAACACTTCGACGACGTGCGCTTCCACACCTTCAAGACCATCAAGAACGTGCTCGCCACCGACCTCGACGACGCAGAGAAGCAGACCGCCGCCTCCAACAGCCTGTCTCTGCTGCTGTCGCTCGACACCGTGCCGCAGTCGAAAGACGACATCAATAACTACCACACCGACTCGCAGTCCAAGAGCTCGAGACCGACGCTGCAGGCCTACAAGGTGCAGGCACAAGAGGCGTGGTTGGCGACGATGCGCGCTGGACTCACCAAAGACCAGCGCAAGTCCATCCTGACCACATTCTCCTACCAAATCGCCCCGTGGTTCCAGCAGCCCGAGATGCTCATGGACTTCTTGACCGACTCGTACGATGTGGGCGGCGCGACCTCGCTGCTCGCCCTGTCCGGACTCTACTACCTCATCTCGGAGAAAAACCTCGACTACCCGTCCTTCTACCTCAAACTCTACTCTTTGCTGGACGAGGGCCTACTTCACTCCAAACACCGATCACGCTTCTTCAGGCTGCTGGACACTTTCATGTCCTCGACACATTTGCCGGCTGCACTTGTCGCCAGTTTCATCAAGCGTCTCTCACGCTTAGCGCTGCACGGCCCGCCTGCCGGTGTGGTCATTGTCATCCCCTGGGTCTACAACATGTTCAAGCGCCACCCCGCCTGCACGTTCATGATGCATCGTGAGGTCCGCGACGACGCGTTGAAGGAGAAGCTGGAACAGGAAGGCATGGACGATCCATTCGACATGAGCGAACTGGATCCCATGGAGACAAACGCCATCGACAGCAGCGTCTGGGAGCTCGAAGCACTGCAATCACACTACCACCCCAACGTTGCAACATTAGCGAAGATCATCTCAGAGCAGTTCACAAAACGCTCGTACAACCTGGAAGACTTTCTCGATCATTCCTACACAGCTGTAAGTGCCCTCGCTCATCTGTCGTCACTCATACTAACTTGTGTAGCTCCTCGACACCGAGCTGGACAGAGACCTCAAGAAAGACCCAGAAGTCGAATTCGAGATACCCAAGCGCATCTTCACCGCCGAAGAAGGCCTGAACCCATTGGGCCAGCTGCTCACACAAGTCATAGAAGCGAGATAGACATTACGTAGTATATACAAGCGGCACAGTCCCATCTATCCAACACCATCAACTCCATGACTGAAAGCAGCGCCTCACACCCCTACTTTCCAAACGGCTTCATCGCATACGTTATCCAATACTGCACATACGTATGAATACTCAGGTCTCTGACTTCCCTCTTCGCATCCGCGAGCGTGTTCTGCAGATCCTCTGGCCTGCCACCGAGCACCTGCGTGTAACCCCTCAACATGTACGCTTCAAACCCGCCGTCCAGAATCATAACCTGCTCCATCCTGCCCACCGTCCTCAGCCGCTTCGACCGTGGCCAGGGCCCCATGGGCAGCTTGTACACTTGATCATGCACACTCGTGAAGCCCGCGTCTCGCATCTGCGACGCCCATTGCTTGGGCGCATCGAGCGGTGCGCCCATCTTCTCCGCAATCTCGAAGTAGAGGCGTCCAGACTCGACGTAGCCGCTGTTGGCGGGGATGCTATCGTCGTCGGACAGCGCGCCGGGGATCGTGCTGCACAGCTGGATCCAGCCTCCGGGCTTGAGGTGCGTGTACGCCTGGCTCAGCAGGCGGGGCCAGTCGCGCACCGCAGTCATCAGGTCGCGGCCGTGGATCAAGTCAAAGTGCGCTGCCCGGTACTGCCAGTCTTCCTCGACGTCGTCGATTTCAAACGTGCAGTTGGGCGGTACGAATGGGGGTTGCGTGGCAGCAATGTCCACGCCCAGCACTTCAGCAGAGGGGTATTTGTCGGCCATGTCCATGGCCCAGATGCCCGTCCCCGTGCCGAGATCGAGGATCCGGCTGTTTCCGCTGTTCAGCTGGCCTTCGGGGATGGGAGCGACAAAGAGTCGCTCCCTGAGCAGGAGGTGGTATTTGTGGTGCTGCAGGTCATTTCGATCCAGCTCTTTCTCATCAATGGGCATGCCGTATGCATGTTTGCCGTAGGAGGGATACAAGCGGCCTTCGATTTCGACGCCACGCCGTACTTCTGAAAGAATCGATGACAGGAATGAAGAGGCATCGGAATCAGCGTATCTGGGATGGTTGTGAGCCTAAAACTCTGCGAGAGGCACTGCTGCAACCCACCCTTCATCCGTGTCGGTCGAAGCCTCGTCGGTGTCAGTCTGGGGCTGGATAACGTGACGTGCGTCATTGTCCTGATCGACTCCAGAATCAAATCCCGACAGACTGGTTCCCGCCTCGTGATGGACCTGCATGTTGGCGGCGCAGCTCCTTTTGCAGCAAGAGTGGGCAGCAGAAGCTATTGCAAGGTTTGTCTCCCACAgcgcagcagtagcagcttCTTGTCACACCTCGCGCATCCTTCGCTGACGCGCCAGCTTTGCCGACGCACACGCTAATGGCTCCTTGCGGATCCTGCGAGGCCTTGCCGTGAGGTCCCCCCCACATCTTAACCCGCAACGTTGCGGTCCCTGACCCCTTGACTTGAATCGCGCAGAGGCTATCAGAGGAAGATCAAGGAACTGCATGAATCAGGCACAAGTGTTTCATTGGAAAGAATCTCTCAATATGGCGACCGGTTCACCACCCTCACAAACAACCCTCGACATCCTTGGCGAGATCACGTCGCTTGGCGATGGCCTCAAGAGCGGGTCGCAGGGCGCAAGAGAGGGTCTTCTATCCGCAGCGTCGCGGTTGATAGCAGAGCTTCAGCACCCGACCGAAAATGCATTGCAGCTCCTCTGGGCGCAACCCACGCACCTAGCCGTGATACGCATGGCGGTAGAGATCAAACTATTCCAAGCCATGGAATCCACGCCCGCGACAGGCGAGAGCAGCGCCTCGATCGCAGCGCGCTGCACACCAGAGGGCGCCGTGGACCCCGTGGACCCCGTCCTCGTAGCGCGTATGCTACGCCATCTCGCGGCTATGTCGACAGTGCGCGAACTGGGCCCGGACGTCTTCGCGCCCTCGCCCACGTCGCGCGCCTTCGCGAGCGACAAGTACCAGGACACGATTCTGTATATCGTCGATAACTTCCAGCCCGCGCTCGACGCCGGGCCCAGCTACTTCCGCGCGAATGCATTTCAGACGCCCAACTCGAGCGTCGATGCTCCGTTCCAGCATGCCTTCAACTGCAAGGGGACGCACTACTTCGAGTACTTCGACAGGGTGGATCGCGAGATGGGCAGGCGGTTTGCGAGCATGATGGATGTGTGGAGTATGGGGCGGCAGAGGTGGTTTGACGCCGACTACTATCCGGTCGCTGAGCGACTAATCGCCGGCGCCGAGACGACCGCGAGTGGCGAGGATAGCAGTGAAGAGAAGACGTTCCTGGTCGACATCGGCGGCGGAACAGGCCACGACATCAAAGGCCTACGCGCCGCCTTCGGCGACCAAATCCCAGGGAAACTGATCCTACAAGACCGCCCCGAGGTCATCGACCTCGCGGCCGTAGATGCCGGCGACGAGAAAATGGCACACGATTTCCTCACCGAGCAGCCCATCAAAGGTAGCGAGAGCTGAAACACCAAGCCCCCTTCACCAAGACATCGATGCTAACCCAACTCTTCCCAGCCGCACGCGCCTACTTCCTACACAGCATAATCCAAGACTGGCCCGACAGCACCAACGCGCAAATCCTGCGCTCCTTGATCCCCGCCATGAAGCGCGGCTACTCGAAGCTGCTCATCAACGACTTCGTGCTGCCCAACGCGGGTGCGCACTGGAGCCAGACGGCGCTGGACTGGGAGCTGATGGCGTCGCTGGGGGCGCGGCATCGCACTGTTGCCGAGCACGCGGCGCTGTACGAGGGGGTTGGGTTGAGGATTGCCGGGGTTTGGAAGCATCCGCGGGGGTTGGATGCGCTGGTTGAGTTGGAGTTGGCATAGCTGGTGAGGTGACGAGATGATGAGGTGATGAGATGGTGAGGTGACGAGATGGTGAAGTGACGAGATGAAATGAGACAATGAGACGAGATGAAATGAGACAATGAGACGAGATGAAATGAGACAATGAGACGAGATGAAATGAGACAATGAGACGAGATGAAATGAGACAATGAGACGAGATGAAATGAGACAATGAGACGAGATGAAATGAGACAATGAGACGAGATGAAATGAGACAATGAGACGAGATGAAATGAGACAATGAGACGAGATAAAACACACACACCCATATACTTACTGCACGGCAATAAAAAAAAGTTACACTTATCAAACACCAGTCAGTCAACAGTCCTCTCcatctcctctcctctctccATCTGTCTCCCCGTCTCCCGTCTCCCGTGAAATTGATTTGTGAAAAGTCATGACTATCTGCTTGCATTTGCACCTGCCTAGCGCACGTTGGCCATGCGCGGGTTCCTAACTTGTTTGGTTCTCGGCGCGTCTCCGGTTGGTGGACTACTGTGTAGTGGTTGCGAGGCTAATGCAAGCCTTCATGCAGGCCTCCCGAAGGCGTCGCCGACGATGAGAAGAACGTTTGGAGAGGACAGAACAGAACAGGATGAAATGAAATGAAATGACGAGAACATGTGCGTGGTTTCACGGCGGCTGGCTGTCATGAAACGCAGTGCATCATGTTTGGCGTGGGAGTGCATGGGTCAGAACCGATTCTCATCACTGGCCAAATCACACCACGAGTGCACAACAACCATGCGAAGCACCTCACGGCGCCGAGTCTGTATTTGTTCAAGACTGTCTATACACGACTGCCACGGCATCCGTAGACGTAAGCGTATTAGCGGATCCATGTAGTCATTACCCCCATCCAGCGCCAATCCGTGTAAAGCTAGAACCCATTATTATCCGCCATGCAATCAATGCTCCAGCTTTTTGAAAATAGCCGACCATGCAACAAGCGGTTGAAGGAGATTATATGTCGAAGAGCGTGGTCGTTAAAAGGGCAGTGCGACGCCGGCCGAGCGCTAGCAAGTCACATGCCGCTGTATCATGAGAATGGAAAACGTGTCGCGACAAAGGGTGTCATGCGCTTATGCGAACAAGGCAGCGCCCATAGCGAAGACGACACCGCCGATGGAGGCCATCTTGGCCGCAGCAGCGCCGGTAGACTCGGGGACACCAGACGAGGTACCGCTGGCGCCTCCAGACGAGGCAGTGGAGGCAGGGCTGGAGGCGGTGCCGGAAGCTGCGCCGCTGCTGGGCTTGGCGGAGCTGGCAATGGGAACACTGGTGTTGCCGGCAGGGGGAGCGACCGAAGTGACCAGCGTGGGGACGACAACGGGGACGGAGCTGACGCCAGCAGGTGCTGAAGAGGGAGCGACTGGCGCCATGTTAGAGATCAGGTCATGATGCATACTGCGGTGGCTGGACTTACCAGGGGAGGGCAGGGGGACGGGCGTGACCGAATACTCAGCAGCGGAGGTGGAGACGGCGGGGGCAGATGAAGCCACAGCAGATGAAGCCACAGGAGCAGAAACTACAGGCGCAGTGGCAGTAGCAGGAGGCGCCTGGATCTGACCATCGCTGATCTGGGAGATGGGCTGGACCTGGGCGGCGACGGCGGCAGCCAGGGCAACGACGGAGATGGCGAAACGCATGTTGGCGGTTGGAgtgtgtggtggtggtggtggtggtggtggtgatgggaGTGAGATAGAGATGACACCGGTCGAGATGAAGCGGGTGGACTGGAGATGGAATGGATGGACTGggtgaagagaagagaagcaGGCAGGGTGGGCAGGAATGCAGTCTATTTATTGACAGCAGGAGCGCGGCTGCTGGCTGGGCTGGCGAGCTGGTTTCACTGCCTCCCTTCCCGCCTCAGCGAATGCAGCGAGTGCAGCGAATGCAGCGAATGCACCCAACGAATGCACGCACGTCCCACCGTTGTCAAGATCAAGACAGGGAAGCGACAAGCATCTGGCCAAGGAACGGCGGCGCTATCCTGGAAGGAGTTGTCATTGAGCACATCGCCGGCGAAAGCCTGCCTGGCGGCATCTCTGCAACCAGCCTCCAGGCGTGGCAGGAAAGGGCTCATCGTGTCACCATGACCTGCAGCGGTGTGGTGTA includes the following:
- a CDS encoding Maturation and nuclear export of 40S ribosomal subunits interacting protein, with amino-acid sequence MPGTKLAAASGVKRKRDPAKAERREAKSKKRQKSPTTTNGDDDVQAEILQLEAQILESRRHYNNIATLLQRCTTSHDGGDDAPVLAAVALCRVFSRLLAAGDMAKSKGMGEAEALVVSWLKERYRDFLDALAQHFLPSDSPAKQSVALTLLMRLVKEESKATKDYSLKNGPLSRLIEALLFLPDGDASREEFADKYFKHFDDVRFHTFKTIKNVLATDLDDAEKQTAASNSLSLLLSLDTVPQSKDDINNYHTDSQSKSSRPTLQAYKVQAQEAWLATMRAGLTKDQRKSILTTFSYQIAPWFQQPEMLMDFLTDSYDVGGATSLLALSGLYYLISEKNLDYPSFYLKLYSLLDEGLLHSKHRSRFFRLLDTFMSSTHLPAALVASFIKRLSRLALHGPPAGVVIVIPWVYNMFKRHPACTFMMHREVRDDALKEKLEQEGMDDPFDMSELDPMETNAIDSSVWELEALQSHYHPNVATLAKIISEQFTKRSYNLEDFLDHSYTALLDTELDRDLKKDPEVEFEIPKRIFTAEEGLNPLGQLLTQVIEAR
- a CDS encoding atp4 subunit B of the stator stalk of mitochondrial F1F0 ATP synthase; amino-acid sequence: MASRLARSAVGAARLRPALPLRTVPSLAAHAQARFQSSQEDPKKKAQSIMEAIPVPGNSPLTKAAVLSAGAGLSVAAISNELYVVNEESIVALSLLTIFWAVGKYAGPAWSEYAQQQVDKISGILNSARADHTKAVQQRIESVQDLGGVIDITKTLFEVSKETAKLEAQAFELEQKTAIAHEAKTVLDSWVRYEGQVKQRQQRELAESIIAKIEKELESPKTLKSILDQSIVDVERIVAQKA